The genome window ATGCTCTGCAATTGGGCATAGTAACATGTTACACTTCAACACCGATGGGCCTAAACGGTAAGAACTTACCGTCCTTTGACATTAAACTCTGAATCCAACAGCAGGAAGCCATTGCCAGCTGCATTCCCCTCCTTGTCCCCAAGGCAAGAAATCATAATGTCGCCAGAAGCAAGGCAATGAGACGTGTGAGGGAACCCAAGCCCAGTATTCTCAGCAATGTCCTCGGACTCAACCACCTTATGCAAGGATGGCGCCCTTGGATCTGTCGCTGTGTCGACGACATACACACGGTCTGACCTGCAAATAGCCATTGAAGCGGCACCACAGATTCTCAGTCCTGAGGTCAGCAGTCGAGTAAGACAGCTGATATATTCATCTGATCATCTCCGTTTATTTGATGCAGTACTCACAGCAACGAAGGCAGGATCAGGAAGCGGCGCTTGGCCGATGGGTCGCCGTGGCAGGAGCTGCAGGAGTTCCAGCCCGAGTGATGCAGCTCGTCGCCGATGTGGATGACCGGGAGCCTGTGGATCACCTGGGAGTATGTAGGAGAGCTGGGATCCAAATCCACCGTCGCAAGGTAATCCGGTTTGTTAATTCCGGTGCCTGCATAATTCATGTGTAACCCACTGCACCCATGAATACAAAAATCACAACAAGGCGAACATCTAATCTCTGCAGTGTTCACATGGTTTGTGTGTAGGCGTTCCCCGGAGTGGAAAGTAGAAACCATGTGAACCCCTGTAAAGTCTTAAACTATGGAAACAGAAAGTATCATCTGTAAACGACATGGAGAAAGCCCTATTTAATCGAGTTCCAAAACCATTGGGGATCCATGCGGGGAACAATTCTTGTCCGGTGCAGGCTAGGCTAAATTATATAAAAGGGTCGCTTTCCAATTTCACCCCACCTATCCTGTACTAAATAAACGTTACGAATTGAATTGCTCGCTGATGATCTCCTGACTAATCATCCAAGATCTACGCGCACGTCCCCATATGTCCGCAGCAGGATCCTCCTGGCTACAGTCCTACAGGCATGGTGAGGCAGAGGAAGCACGCACCGTTGTAGACGCAGGTGACGTAGACGAGCTTCTCCCTGGGGCCCTTCTCCATGGCCTCCAGCGGCGTGGCGTACCCGGGCCCCTTGGCGGCGTGGCAGCACGCCTTTCCGTTGGCCGCTGCCGCCGTCTCCACAGCTGCTGCTCCCTCCATTATGTGCTGGAGGACAAGGGAGTGGCGGGCATGGGGAGGACAAGGGAGGAGGGGAGGCACGTTGATGGTGTGGTAGGGGCGAACGAGGCGGGTGAGGGGAACACGCGGGTGAGGGGGCGAGGCCGGAGCTAGTGGATTGGGATGCGGAGTGGGTGTGTGGTTGTTGAGCGGAGGCAAGGTGGGTGCGGATCTCCCGGCCATTTCGCGGAGATGGGCAATGTACAACAGTGAGGTGCGCCGTTGGGCCAACGATGGGCCTTTGGTCCACACGCTGGGCCGCACGAACCCCTAGCACACGCGCACTGGTATAGCATTTGTTTCATTAGTGCCACACCGGCTATTGAAAGTGACGGAACATGGTTTATAAGCATAGTTGTGTATCATATGTTGCTCACCGAGAGAGATGGAACGTGGCTTATAAACCTGTGTATGAACTGTTTGTTTTGTTGCGCGGGACTAAAGGAGGCAGAACAGCTGTTGGCAGAACGCGTCAGAGGCAGAacggcagactactattgcttacttaataagtagtagagattgctTCTGTAAAAACCATCTGAAGTAACATAAATGCAGAATTTGTCGAGTCATCGTGACAAGAAATCCGTCGTTTCATAAACCCTAAACCGTGCATACCTTTTCATCTACATCCGCACGTAAGCCTAACAATATTCAAATTCTTGTGATAGCTAGATTATCGAGGAATCTAAATTCTTAGAAAATCTTTTTAAGAAGAAAAAAGCTAAAAGTTGTCCCAAACTGAGTCCTCATCTAGTCGGATTGGTTGGCTGCACGTCGGAAGCCAGGCGCGTGCAAGCGTGCACGTGCATTTTGGGTGTACCAACGGATGCAGCTAAATAGCTCCAAGGTAATTATTTTTGCATCTATTAATGCATCCACGTCTTCTGTATATAGACAACTAAAGATAAATTTAGataaagggtctgtttggttcagcttttttctgaccagcttttccgagaatctagctgtggggagaatctggctgtttagagaatctgagtatcattaaaattacgtgcggaggaagataaagtttttcatggggctcaggatctataaagtgacagattactactattgcgacgactcaaccaattatatgtttatgttgattttgaatagtTTTTACCCAAACGGATTTTattgaagctggctgaaaagctgagtgtttggcagtctgcagcagcttttggtggccagaagctgcaaaaagccgaaacaaacaggggcaAAGTCAACTAGACGGTGATGCCGCCAACCAACCCCCTCTGCCCTCATGGCCATTTACACGGTCGCAATAATCTGAGACCTCAGCTCTCAACTATAGCCAACAGGAACGATAGAACAGAGAGTATAACTTCGGTATTTTTGGAGGGGAACATATCAGTTAAAAGTTAAAACTGTAGCCATTGGTGCAATCGTGCAACAAAACACAAACTTCCAAAACAACCCTTCCTGTGAGAAACCCTAACTCAGGATTGGGAGTTATATTAATTAACTCAGGTTGTTGGGCCTTACCCATTACATAGGAGTAAAACTGTTATTACACGGATAACACTTCACCTCTCCCTTCACTAATCAATCTATCATCCATTTTATAGTCTCTAACAAACCAGTATACCAAAGGTCCCTGGCTGAAAATCTGTTAAAGTCTACTTCAACGCTGCCCGCTGGGACTTATGGTATTAGGGCTGGTTTGCAAGCATCCAACACGGTAACAAAGGTTTACTACAGAAAACGGTTGTGTGGGAAGCAGGAAGGTTCTCTAATTTTAGAGCAGTTGCCTACGATG of Zea mays cultivar B73 chromosome 8, Zm-B73-REFERENCE-NAM-5.0, whole genome shotgun sequence contains these proteins:
- the LOC118473198 gene encoding selenium-binding protein 2-like; this translates as MAGRSAPTLPPLNNHTPTPHPNPLAPASPPHPRVPLTRLVRPYHTINVPPLLPCPPHARHSLVLQHIMEGAAAVETAAAANGKACCHAAKGPGYATPLEAMEKGPREKLVYVTCVYNGTGINKPDYLATVDLDPSSPTYSQVIHRLPVIHIGDELHHSGWNSCSSCHGDPSAKRRFLILPSLLSDRVYVVDTATDPRAPSLHKVVESEDIAENTGLGFPHTSHCLASGDIMISCLGDKEGNAAGNGFLLLDSEFNVKGRFFESVEDIQASE